AAAAAACTGGCATTTCAAATCCAGCAAAAGGAACCATCTTCGCACCAAGTGCTACATGTGTATGATAAAGTGGTGTACGCTGCAAGACCGACTCAGACATAATACTTCGTGAACAATTAAAGAAGCCACATGTTTGAAAAGCAGGGGGAAGGTGAAAGCGGCTTTTCAGTATTGGCTTTGTGTCATAAAAAGATGATTGCAAGTTACGATCCCAATACCCCAGTTTCAAACATAAATTGGGAATTTTTGACCATTGTAGCCGCATATTTTGCAACTCAAACCCTGTGCAAGCCCTTCCACAAGCCCTTCTTTTTTAATCTATTGCCTTGATCATCAAGACCACTTAGATGCAACCGTCTTACATTCGTTGTCTCGTTAAATAAAGTTTAACAAGATTGCTTTTGCCCGTCTAACATGCCCTACGATTTAAGGTTACGCTTGACTTGGAAAAAAATCAGACCTACTTTACTATTTCTTCTACATGCCCTATTCTTCTACATGCCCTACAACGAACAAATTTCATGAAACAACTTTTGGTCATTTGCATGGCGCTCCTCATGGGCTATGCCAAGGCACAAGAAACCCCTATTGCCTTTACAGGTGGAACGATTTTACCCGTCTCTGGGCCGCCCATAGAGAAGGGCATCCTTTTGGTTCAGCATGGCAAAATCCAAGCCGTAGGACGCGCTGCCACCGTTCGCCTATCTTCCGAGGTGACGCAGATAGATGTATCAGGAAAAGTACTAATGCCCGGCTTGGTGGATACCCATTCACACGTCGGAGAAGCAGCAGGCGGAGACGGTTCTGCCGCGTTACAACCCGATGTGCGCGTATTAGATGCGTTGAATGTATGGAGTCCTTCCCTCGGACGAGCACGCGCTGGCGGCATTACCACCGTAAATGTGATGCCGGGGTCTGGGCATTTACTCTCTGGTCAAACGGCGTACCTAAAGTTGCGCAAAGGCAATTCTATCCAAGAACTCCTTCTTTGTAAAGACCTTCTGAACGAGGTTTGCGGCGGAATGAAGATGGCGAACGGAACCAATCCCATGCGTGACAACGGAACCTTCCCCGGTACGCGGTCGCGATCGGCGGCCATGGCGCGACAACTATTCATCAAAGCGCAAGCGTATCAACGCAAAATTAAGGAAGCCGCTGGCGATGCGGCTAAAATGCCTGAACGAGACCTACAATTGGAAGCCTTGGTACAGGTGTTGGAAGGCAAGCGTACCGTCCATTTCCATACCCACCGTGCCGATGACATCCTCACGGCCATCAGAATTGGGCAAGAATTTGGGTTTAAACCTGTACTTCAGCATGTGAGCGAAGGCTGGAAGGTGGCCAAAGAAATTGCGGCATCTGGGTTTCCGGCGTCGGTTATTGTCATTGATTCGCCCGGCGGCAAGTTAGAAGCGATGGAAATGCGTTTCGAGACTGGAGCCGCCTTGGTAAAAGAAGGCGCTTTGATGGGCTATCATACCGATGATTACATTACCGATTCTCGCTTATTCCTGCGATCCGCTGCATTGGGGATGCGTGCTGGGCTAAACCGTGAAAAAGCCCTCGAAAGCGTAACCATCGCTGGGGCTAAAATGTTAGACTTAGGCCACCGACTGGGAACCCTTGAGTCCGGCAAAGATGCGGATTTCATCATCCTCTCCGGCGATCCAATGAGCGTTTATACCCGTATTGAACAAACGTGGATTGAAGGTATAAAGGTCTTTGACTTGAGCAATCCCGAAGACCGCAAATATGCGACCGGAGCCTACGGCGTTTTGGTGGGCGATGCGGTACACACCCATCACGGTGACGACGAAGATGGCCATCGTTAACTCACCTCGCAATCCTTTTTTCTTTACATGATGTAATCACTAATTTTATGATAAAGCATTTATTTTTATTGTGTACAGTATTGGGGTTGCCCAGTGTGCTATCTGCACAAAAATATGCCCTCAAAGCAGATGTTGTACACACCGTTTCAGGACCTTCTATCCAAAACGGGTTGCTCTTGGTTAAAGACGGTAAAATAGAGTGGGTGGGTGCTGCGAAAGACAAAGCCATCCCAAAAGACTACAAAACCTATACCGCTAAAACAATAACGCCCGGCTTGGTGGATGGTCATTCGGTGGTAGGGCTTGCTGGTGCACTCAACCAACCACACGATCAAGACCAACTGGAAACCTCAGGCGCACCCATTGCGCCGGAACTTCGTGCCTTAGACGCCTACAATCCACGAGAAATATTGGTGACGTATCTTCGGGAAATGGGTGTGACAACAATTCATACGGGGCATGGGCCGGGGGCGCTCATCTCTGGGCAAACCTTAGTGGCCAAAACCATCGGCAATTCCATTAAAGAAGCCGTTGTAGATTCTGCTTCTATGTTAGCAATTACCTTGGGAAGTGGGATTAGCAGCGCGTTTAAATCTCCCGCAACCCGTTCCAAAGCCTTGGCCATGTTGCGCCAAGAGTTGCTTAAGGCGCAAAGTTATCTCAGAAAGATGGAACAATCGGAGGCCAGCAAACGCCCCGAACGAGACTTGAAATTAGAAACACTTGCCCAACTTCTGAAAGGGGAGCTAAAAGCACTTGTTACAGTAGATCGTGCGCATGACATCCAAGCCGCCATCCGCTTGGCCAAGGAGTTCAATCTAAAATTGGTGCTCGATAGCGCCTCCGAAGCGTATTTAGTGGTTGACGAGATCAAGTCATCAGGTATCGAGGTTATTCTACACCCCACCATGAAGCGTGCTGCGGGAGAAAGCGAGAACCTCACGTTCGAGACGGCCAAGATATTGAATGAGGCCGGAATTTCCTTCTCGTTACAAAGTGGCTTTGAAGGCTACGTACCCAAAACCCGTGTTGTTCTCTTCGAAGCAGCAATAGCCGCCGCTTACGGCCTGCCATTCGACAAAGCTCTTGCCGCTATCACCATAAACCCCGCCAAGATTTTGGGCATTTCCCATCGTGTTGGTTCACTCGAAATAGGCAAAGACGCCGATGTGGTTTTGTTTAACGGCGACCCCTTTGAATATACCACGCATGTTTGTACAGTTTTCGTGAATGGTAAAGTCGTTAGTGAAACCTGCCGTTAAGCCACTCCTTTTTAAAAGGCATTATCTTACACGGCATAAGGCATTGTTTTTACTGGCAATCTCTACGTCAATCGTTTGAACATTAGAGATCTTACACGGCATAAGGCATTGTTTTTACCCACATTGCACCCCACTTTAAAGACCAAAACCCAAGGCCATCCAAACAGCACTGCTTTCATTCTTACCAATATTTAGTACAGAATCAAGATGTTTCCACCATATGTTTCCCTTGCTGCACTCGATCAAAAGATACACGAAGCCCTTTCGGAAGATGTAGGCTTGGGGGATATTTCAACACAAGCCACCATCTCCCCCGATACACAGGCCACCGCACGCTTTTTGGCAAAATCGGACGGTATTTTGGCCGGAAAACGGGTTGCTGAACGGGTCTTCAACCTCGTAGATGCAACATTAGAAGTTGTCTGGACGGCAGAAGACGGCGATCCGCTAACTAAAGGGACGTATTTTGGAACGGTCAAAGGTTTAGCAAGATCGGTTTTAGTGGCAGAGCGGTTAGCCCTGAATTTCTTGCAACGCATGTCCGGAATCGCAACCGCAACCCATCGAATGGTTGAGGCCGTCAAACCGCATCCCGTTCATATTTTAGACACCCGCAAAACCGTACCCGGACTTCGGCTGCTGGACAAGTGGGCGGTCTTGCTGGGCGGAGGAAAAAACCATCGGATTGGTCTCTTTGACATGATGATGATTAAAGACAATCACATCACCGCAGCAGGTGGCATCCGAAAAGCCTTAGAAGCGGCACGAGAATACCGAGAAAAACAAAATTTGGATGTGGAAATTGAAATCGAAACACGGACGCTTGATGAGGTGCAAGAGGTTCTCTCGGCGGGCGGAGCAGACCGGATCATGCTCGACAACATGACCACGAAAATGCAAAATGGATGTTTGGATGTGAGTATGTTGACTGAGGCCGTCCGATTGATTGGGAAAAGGTATAAAACCGAGGCTTCGGGCAATGTAACCCTTGATACCATTCCGCAGATTGCAGCAACAGGAGTGGACTTTATCTCTTCTGGATCTCTCACACACTCCGTTGTTGCCTTGGATATTTCACTTAAAATAC
This genomic stretch from Rhodothermia bacterium harbors:
- a CDS encoding amidohydrolase family protein, which gives rise to MIKHLFLLCTVLGLPSVLSAQKYALKADVVHTVSGPSIQNGLLLVKDGKIEWVGAAKDKAIPKDYKTYTAKTITPGLVDGHSVVGLAGALNQPHDQDQLETSGAPIAPELRALDAYNPREILVTYLREMGVTTIHTGHGPGALISGQTLVAKTIGNSIKEAVVDSASMLAITLGSGISSAFKSPATRSKALAMLRQELLKAQSYLRKMEQSEASKRPERDLKLETLAQLLKGELKALVTVDRAHDIQAAIRLAKEFNLKLVLDSASEAYLVVDEIKSSGIEVILHPTMKRAAGESENLTFETAKILNEAGISFSLQSGFEGYVPKTRVVLFEAAIAAAYGLPFDKALAAITINPAKILGISHRVGSLEIGKDADVVLFNGDPFEYTTHVCTVFVNGKVVSETCR
- a CDS encoding amidohydrolase family protein, which gives rise to MKQLLVICMALLMGYAKAQETPIAFTGGTILPVSGPPIEKGILLVQHGKIQAVGRAATVRLSSEVTQIDVSGKVLMPGLVDTHSHVGEAAGGDGSAALQPDVRVLDALNVWSPSLGRARAGGITTVNVMPGSGHLLSGQTAYLKLRKGNSIQELLLCKDLLNEVCGGMKMANGTNPMRDNGTFPGTRSRSAAMARQLFIKAQAYQRKIKEAAGDAAKMPERDLQLEALVQVLEGKRTVHFHTHRADDILTAIRIGQEFGFKPVLQHVSEGWKVAKEIAASGFPASVIVIDSPGGKLEAMEMRFETGAALVKEGALMGYHTDDYITDSRLFLRSAALGMRAGLNREKALESVTIAGAKMLDLGHRLGTLESGKDADFIILSGDPMSVYTRIEQTWIEGIKVFDLSNPEDRKYATGAYGVLVGDAVHTHHGDDEDGHR
- the nadC gene encoding carboxylating nicotinate-nucleotide diphosphorylase — its product is MFPPYVSLAALDQKIHEALSEDVGLGDISTQATISPDTQATARFLAKSDGILAGKRVAERVFNLVDATLEVVWTAEDGDPLTKGTYFGTVKGLARSVLVAERLALNFLQRMSGIATATHRMVEAVKPHPVHILDTRKTVPGLRLLDKWAVLLGGGKNHRIGLFDMMMIKDNHITAAGGIRKALEAAREYREKQNLDVEIEIETRTLDEVQEVLSAGGADRIMLDNMTTKMQNGCLDVSMLTEAVRLIGKRYKTEASGNVTLDTIPQIAATGVDFISSGSLTHSVVALDISLKIQLT